A part of Hippea maritima DSM 10411 genomic DNA contains:
- a CDS encoding EAL domain-containing response regulator produces the protein MDRILFEKIQKIKNEEDIKVLYVEDGDNSRLETIQLLSHFFNNIDEAKNGLEGFEKFKKYHHDIVITDINMPKMDGITMIKKIKEIDKKVPILIITAFSNTEYLMESIKIGVYDYIIKPIDIDQLMESVYRVLEKTILRKERDRALELLNQYKQIIDESFTVTKTDPKGIITYANEKFCQSSGYSKDELIGKPHSIVRHPDMPKAAFENLWKVIQSKKIWKGLVKNKTKDGKASYFKAHIAPILDEKKNIIEYIAVRENVTDLINPRKVLQDKINELKNPVLVLCKIENYEDLETLYSEKMLEQLQDKFMKKAKKIMPKDFLFDFTFELGEGEFAFIKDYKISDENINYFLNILRSFQEKIRNTPIKVGQYEYEIELLISFTQEKDHMYKNASLCIKKAEHEKLDIVKADDLYQKMQKKAEENIRVLRIIKDAIKHNRITSYYQPILNNKTGKIEKYESLVRLIDSNGNILSPYIFLNIAKIGKYYKQITQIVIEKTLKMIEKTGKEISINLSSLDIEDKTTRETLIVELRNNPTIAKNLVIELLEDESIKYEHLVKNFIKNMKLVGAKIAIDDFGSGYSNFSRIIEYEPDYIKIDASLIKNIKNNKSNVNIIEAIKMFSDRQGYKTIAEFVADEEIFEIVKSLGIDYSQGYYIGKPEPSIKK, from the coding sequence ATGGATAGAATATTATTTGAAAAGATACAAAAGATAAAAAATGAAGAAGATATCAAAGTTTTGTATGTAGAAGACGGCGATAACAGTCGTTTAGAAACCATACAACTTCTTTCACATTTTTTCAATAATATAGATGAGGCAAAAAACGGTTTAGAAGGTTTTGAAAAGTTCAAAAAATACCACCACGATATAGTAATAACAGATATAAACATGCCCAAGATGGACGGCATAACAATGATAAAGAAGATAAAAGAAATAGACAAAAAAGTACCCATACTTATTATAACAGCTTTTAGCAACACAGAATATCTCATGGAAAGTATAAAAATAGGCGTTTACGATTACATAATAAAGCCTATAGACATAGATCAGCTAATGGAATCTGTATATAGGGTATTGGAAAAAACGATACTCAGAAAGGAAAGGGATAGGGCTTTAGAGCTGCTTAATCAATATAAGCAAATAATAGACGAGAGCTTTACCGTAACAAAAACAGATCCAAAGGGCATAATAACGTACGCAAATGAGAAATTTTGCCAGTCAAGTGGATATTCAAAAGATGAATTAATAGGCAAACCCCACAGCATAGTAAGACATCCCGATATGCCTAAAGCCGCCTTCGAAAATCTGTGGAAAGTTATCCAGTCAAAAAAAATCTGGAAAGGTTTGGTTAAAAACAAAACAAAAGATGGTAAAGCTAGCTACTTTAAAGCCCATATAGCTCCTATTTTAGATGAAAAGAAAAACATAATAGAATACATAGCCGTAAGGGAAAACGTAACGGATTTAATAAACCCCAGAAAGGTTTTACAGGACAAAATAAATGAGTTAAAAAACCCTGTGCTTGTTTTATGCAAAATTGAGAATTACGAGGACTTAGAAACACTATATAGTGAAAAAATGCTTGAACAACTCCAAGATAAATTCATGAAAAAAGCTAAAAAAATAATGCCCAAAGATTTTCTCTTTGACTTTACATTTGAACTGGGTGAAGGAGAGTTTGCATTTATAAAGGACTATAAAATCTCAGATGAAAACATAAACTATTTTTTGAACATCCTAAGGTCATTCCAAGAAAAAATAAGAAACACACCAATAAAAGTTGGCCAATACGAATATGAAATAGAATTACTGATTAGCTTTACCCAAGAGAAGGATCATATGTACAAAAATGCATCTTTATGTATAAAGAAAGCAGAACACGAAAAATTAGACATAGTAAAAGCTGATGATTTATACCAAAAAATGCAAAAAAAGGCAGAAGAAAACATAAGAGTATTGAGGATTATAAAAGACGCAATAAAACATAATCGAATTACATCTTATTATCAACCCATCTTAAACAACAAAACAGGTAAAATAGAGAAATATGAATCACTTGTAAGACTTATAGACTCAAATGGTAATATTTTGTCACCTTATATATTTTTAAATATAGCTAAGATAGGAAAATATTACAAACAGATAACACAAATTGTAATAGAAAAAACATTAAAGATGATAGAGAAAACAGGAAAAGAGATATCAATAAATTTATCCTCTTTAGACATAGAAGATAAGACAACGCGAGAAACACTTATAGTTGAGTTAAGAAATAATCCTACAATAGCAAAAAATTTGGTTATAGAGCTTTTGGAAGATGAAAGCATAAAATATGAACATCTGGTAAAAAACTTTATAAAAAACATGAAACTTGTTGGAGCAAAGATAGCCATTGATGATTTTGGTAGTGGCTACTCAAATTTTTCCCGCATTATAGAGTATGAACCAGACTATATTAAAATTGATGCAAGCTTAATAAAGAATATAAAAAACAACAAAAGTAATGTAAATATTATTGAAGCGATTAAAATGTTTTCAGATAGACAGGGCTATAAAACAATAGCTGAGTTTGTAGCAGATGAAGAGATATTTGAGATAGTAAAATCTTTGGGCATCGATTATTCACAAGGGTATTATATAGGCAAACCTGAACCTTCTATAAAAAAATGA
- a CDS encoding 2-oxoacid:acceptor oxidoreductase family protein, whose translation MKIVILGVGGMGAISLSKTIASMAISKGLSVKSSEIHGMAKKGGLVEIQMKVGEGLNGVVLQGEADFVIVLDERYREYGFAFLKKEGRLLMAEANVREQIAKEFGDVKFVSSYILGLFVKLGDVFIKDDALEVLRNFKDADKNLMAFGRGLK comes from the coding sequence ATGAAGATTGTGATTTTGGGCGTTGGAGGAATGGGTGCTATTTCTCTTTCGAAAACTATAGCTTCGATGGCTATAAGTAAAGGCCTGTCTGTGAAATCCAGCGAGATACACGGTATGGCAAAGAAGGGTGGCTTGGTTGAGATTCAGATGAAAGTAGGTGAGGGCTTAAATGGCGTGGTGCTGCAGGGTGAGGCTGATTTTGTTATAGTTTTGGATGAGCGATATAGGGAGTATGGTTTTGCCTTTCTTAAGAAGGAGGGCAGACTTTTGATGGCAGAAGCCAATGTAAGAGAGCAAATAGCCAAAGAGTTTGGTGATGTTAAATTTGTAAGCTCCTATATTTTAGGTTTGTTTGTTAAGTTAGGGGATGTTTTTATTAAGGATGATGCTTTAGAAGTTTTGAGGAACTTTAAAGATGCAGATAAAAATCTAATGGCTTTTGGGAGAGGTTTGAAATGA
- a CDS encoding thiamine pyrophosphate-dependent enzyme: protein MKLFLSGNEAIAFGLIEAGVRFISGYPGTPSSEVLPTAIKIKEQFGINGYFDWSVNEKVAFEEATAANFSGLSVAVVMKQVGLNVAMDPYMNTAIVGSVGGFVVVVADDPGPHSSQTEQDSRFLAQFAKIPVLEPSGPKEAYEFAKRAIELSREYSLPVMLRTTTRVSHSREDISIGKITNIDIKPQFKKDTDRFAATPHFRFLLHQKLNDKLKAIKNKSQFKELYNGKKLIITSGISFAYLCDIIDEFNLDKKVKVLKIDMPFPLNESELQRYVDNYNDVLVIEEGYPVIENQLINKTTVKGRWNGFVPSEGELTIDVIKGLLRDFGVFDFKENSEMVKPPFKRPSLCPGCGHRSAFFAIRSVFKDDAIYTGDIGCYTLGLNLKAVDTVHCMGASVSFAYGFDKAFSLDDSSKYIVATIGDSTFFHSGITPLIDAIHNNSRFILVILDNTTTAMTGNQPTPANPFNAEKGNANPISIESIVRALGIEFLKVRDAYDIEGTESDLKEAKSYIDTHKKPAVLILRHPCVYTKEGLKANPVFNDVYVDKDKCTGCKVCINRFECPSLVFDASDKKVGIDVSTCIKCGQCVFSCPYGAIKVIK from the coding sequence ATGAAGCTGTTTCTCTCTGGTAATGAAGCCATAGCTTTTGGGTTGATTGAAGCCGGTGTGAGATTTATTAGTGGTTATCCTGGTACACCCTCAAGTGAAGTTTTACCTACAGCTATTAAAATAAAAGAGCAGTTTGGTATAAATGGTTATTTTGATTGGTCTGTGAATGAAAAGGTTGCATTTGAGGAGGCCACTGCTGCCAATTTTAGTGGCCTATCCGTTGCTGTGGTTATGAAACAGGTGGGCCTAAATGTTGCCATGGATCCTTATATGAATACGGCTATTGTTGGCAGTGTTGGTGGTTTTGTTGTTGTGGTGGCAGATGATCCTGGACCTCATTCATCTCAGACAGAGCAGGACTCAAGATTTTTGGCTCAATTTGCCAAGATTCCCGTATTGGAACCTTCAGGCCCGAAAGAGGCGTATGAATTTGCAAAGAGGGCTATAGAACTGAGCAGGGAGTATTCTTTACCTGTAATGCTTAGAACAACAACAAGGGTTTCTCATTCCCGAGAAGATATATCTATTGGAAAGATTACGAATATTGATATAAAACCCCAGTTTAAAAAAGATACAGATAGATTTGCAGCAACCCCACATTTTAGATTCCTGCTCCATCAAAAACTCAACGACAAACTCAAAGCTATAAAAAATAAATCGCAATTCAAGGAGCTTTATAATGGCAAGAAACTCATAATAACAAGCGGAATTAGCTTTGCTTATTTGTGTGATATAATTGATGAGTTTAATCTTGATAAAAAAGTTAAAGTTTTGAAGATAGATATGCCTTTTCCTTTGAATGAGTCTGAGTTGCAACGCTATGTAGATAACTACAATGATGTTTTAGTTATTGAGGAAGGTTATCCAGTTATAGAGAATCAGCTTATAAATAAAACCACTGTGAAAGGCAGGTGGAATGGTTTTGTTCCTTCTGAAGGGGAATTGACGATTGACGTGATAAAAGGTCTTTTGAGGGATTTTGGGGTTTTTGATTTTAAAGAAAATTCAGAGATGGTAAAGCCGCCTTTTAAAAGGCCATCTTTATGTCCTGGTTGTGGCCATAGAAGCGCCTTTTTTGCTATTAGAAGTGTTTTTAAGGATGATGCTATATATACCGGTGATATAGGGTGCTACACCTTGGGATTGAATCTAAAGGCCGTTGATACTGTTCACTGTATGGGAGCTTCAGTTTCTTTTGCCTATGGTTTTGATAAGGCTTTCTCTTTGGATGATAGCTCTAAATACATAGTGGCGACAATAGGTGATTCGACGTTCTTTCATTCCGGCATAACACCGTTAATAGATGCGATACACAACAATTCAAGGTTTATTTTAGTTATTCTGGATAATACAACTACAGCTATGACGGGCAACCAGCCAACACCGGCAAATCCGTTTAATGCTGAAAAAGGCAATGCAAATCCAATATCCATAGAGTCAATCGTTAGAGCTTTAGGTATTGAGTTTTTAAAAGTCAGAGATGCGTATGATATAGAGGGTACAGAGTCAGACCTTAAAGAGGCTAAATCATATATAGATACCCACAAAAAGCCGGCTGTTTTAATATTGAGGCATCCATGTGTCTATACTAAAGAGGGATTAAAAGCTAATCCTGTATTTAATGATGTTTATGTTGATAAAGATAAATGCACGGGCTGTAAGGTGTGCATAAATAGATTTGAGTGCCCTTCTTTGGTGTTTGATGCTTCTGATAAAAAGGTCGGGATAGATGTTTCAACATGCATAAAATGCGGACAGTGTGTATTTTCGTGTCCTTACGGTGCTATAAAGGTGATAAAATGA
- a CDS encoding flagellar motor protein MotB, translating to MAEENQEGGIVKKCKKCKCEEGGGSAWEVAYGDFMTSMMAFFLVMWLIAATNVKQRKVLSTYFTQPGATSLTEGSSMLPSKGVFDIGSRSLTVSQRIPEMPLPSVQPQKTLKGRGLIPKVLRKSGGGIGQSKQTMNLYNIMKKIQQVIASKKELLQYRNQIKMEITEEGLRIVIFDKNKRPMFYPGSDKLEPWAKEVLDIVAKQLADISNKITIEGHTDANPYVIGGLSNWDLSTMRANAARREIQTNGVSVSRFDSIVGYGDTRPVPGTDPKDPINRRIVILVKKI from the coding sequence ATGGCTGAAGAGAATCAAGAAGGTGGAATAGTTAAAAAATGCAAAAAGTGCAAGTGTGAAGAAGGCGGAGGTAGTGCGTGGGAAGTTGCATACGGCGACTTTATGACCTCCATGATGGCATTTTTCTTGGTCATGTGGCTTATAGCTGCCACAAATGTTAAACAAAGAAAAGTACTTTCCACCTATTTTACCCAACCCGGAGCAACATCTTTAACAGAAGGCTCATCTATGCTCCCATCCAAAGGGGTTTTTGATATAGGCTCAAGAAGTTTAACGGTATCACAGAGGATACCAGAGATGCCGTTACCGTCTGTTCAGCCACAGAAAACATTAAAAGGGAGGGGATTGATTCCGAAGGTATTGAGAAAAAGTGGCGGTGGAATAGGGCAGAGTAAACAGACAATGAATTTATATAATATAATGAAAAAGATTCAGCAGGTTATAGCAAGCAAAAAGGAACTTTTACAGTATAGAAATCAAATAAAGATGGAAATAACAGAAGAGGGGTTGCGTATTGTAATATTTGACAAAAATAAAAGGCCTATGTTCTATCCAGGTTCAGACAAACTCGAACCCTGGGCCAAAGAGGTGCTGGATATAGTAGCCAAACAGCTTGCCGATATTTCAAATAAAATAACAATAGAAGGTCATACAGACGCCAATCCTTATGTTATAGGTGGTTTGAGTAATTGGGATCTTTCAACAATGAGGGCCAATGCAGCAAGAAGAGAGATTCAAACAAATGGTGTTTCTGTAAGCAGGTTTGATAGTATTGTAGGCTATGGTGATACCAGGCCTGTTCCGGGTACAGACCCGAAAGATCCCATAAATAGACGTATTGTCATTTTGGTTAAAAAGATCTAA
- a CDS encoding motility-associated protein, producing the protein MNAGGIVLTLLAVVGAFVYEGGNPAVLIQIGEYIVLFGAFFGMLLSNASPSALKGAFGVILGIAKPDPYNKKNYLELLKIVYDLSTKVRKDGILSLEAVVDDPESSPILQDAAFFLKNKEARSLLIDALRNIVTGIEVEKLEEMLDTNIESIEKEAMAPAKMVGTLAESMPGMGIVAAVMGVILTMGALGGSILVIGEHIAAALTGTFLGLLMCYGIFGPMAKYAEFKTEDMVAYLNALKTGIIYIAKGDAPIIAMEAVRESIPPLARPEFDEAESFVKGK; encoded by the coding sequence ATGAACGCTGGTGGCATAGTCCTTACTCTATTAGCAGTTGTTGGAGCGTTTGTATATGAGGGTGGTAATCCTGCTGTTTTAATTCAGATTGGTGAGTATATAGTCTTGTTTGGTGCATTTTTCGGTATGTTGTTATCTAACGCTTCGCCAAGTGCCCTTAAGGGTGCTTTTGGGGTTATATTAGGTATTGCAAAACCAGACCCATACAACAAAAAGAACTATTTAGAGCTTTTGAAGATCGTTTATGACCTATCAACAAAGGTCAGAAAGGATGGTATCTTATCCTTGGAAGCTGTGGTTGATGATCCAGAGTCATCTCCTATTCTTCAGGATGCAGCCTTCTTTTTAAAAAACAAGGAAGCCAGAAGCTTGCTGATCGATGCGCTGAGAAATATCGTTACGGGAATCGAGGTTGAAAAGCTTGAGGAGATGCTTGACACTAACATAGAGAGTATAGAAAAAGAAGCTATGGCGCCTGCAAAAATGGTTGGAACACTTGCTGAGTCTATGCCCGGTATGGGTATTGTTGCGGCAGTTATGGGTGTTATTTTAACAATGGGTGCTCTGGGCGGTTCCATTCTTGTGATTGGTGAGCACATTGCTGCTGCTCTTACCGGTACATTTTTAGGATTATTGATGTGCTATGGTATATTCGGCCCTATGGCTAAGTATGCTGAATTTAAAACTGAGGATATGGTTGCCTATCTGAACGCCTTAAAGACTGGAATAATATACATTGCAAAAGGCGATGCGCCAATTATTGCTATGGAGGCTGTTAGAGAAAGTATTCCGCCACTTGCAAGGCCCGAGTTTGATGAGGCTGAATCCTTTGTAAAGGGTAAATAG
- a CDS encoding ATP-binding protein, whose amino-acid sequence MQNTFIIGYINKDIVKNILSKFAKILKVKPPENLSVYIKTTPKLELFTKKELDFIKNHPVIDYCIRHNLEPLEFTDKNGKPEGISIDLLKKISSITHLQFNLIRTQNFEQSLEFFRKGKCLLIPLIANKKLLKNQAIFSNPYAKEELFIFSKNNMGFVNSLCKLKNKIFLQVEHTYPILVIKQLCPQIAVKEMKSYNNVFKNLDKNPNCFSLASSLIATYYIKNKHLKNIKIVGSANRYIEISMVVNKQIPTLVSIINKSLSKIGKKGVEDIISYQLAKKTKEIYKRFILHIILLSLVSISVLFFIILKFYKKNQELSKIKRRLEESLKNFEIIMENSIQMVLLYKIDRNYLEVNETTLEALNYSKEELQNKNIQSLLPSSEEINKIKKYIENKSIFELNFVKKDNTILNTLAKATKIKIKNKEVILITAVDITPIKKLQEQLNELNKQLNIKVKEETEKNLKKDRMIMHQSKAAAVGDTMMMIAHQWRQPLNVISATVNNLLINIQTDRNIDEKIFTEKLNNILEHVKHLSETIDDFRNFFRLETVKEPTNIDELIRNLLRIINDHFASKNIEIKTELNCNCTIELYGNELKHVIFNILNNSRDALIDRNIKKPMIIIRTNIENKKVIIEIEDNGGGIDERIINYIFDAYFTTKGKKGTGLGLYISKIIIEEHLNGSIEVYNSKNGAVFKINLPAK is encoded by the coding sequence ATGCAAAATACTTTTATTATAGGCTACATCAACAAGGATATTGTAAAAAATATACTATCAAAATTTGCTAAAATTCTAAAAGTAAAACCACCGGAAAACTTATCTGTCTATATAAAAACAACACCCAAATTAGAACTATTTACAAAAAAAGAGTTAGATTTTATTAAAAACCACCCTGTAATAGACTACTGCATAAGACACAATTTAGAGCCCTTAGAGTTTACAGATAAAAATGGAAAACCAGAAGGTATATCTATAGACCTATTAAAAAAGATATCCAGCATCACTCACCTACAGTTTAACCTTATCAGAACTCAAAACTTTGAACAATCGCTTGAGTTTTTTAGAAAAGGCAAATGCCTCCTTATACCTCTTATAGCGAATAAAAAACTACTAAAAAATCAGGCGATCTTCAGCAATCCATATGCGAAAGAAGAACTGTTTATATTTTCAAAAAACAATATGGGCTTTGTAAATTCTCTGTGTAAGCTTAAAAATAAAATTTTTCTTCAGGTAGAACACACATATCCTATATTAGTGATAAAACAATTATGCCCACAGATAGCAGTTAAAGAAATGAAATCTTATAACAATGTATTCAAAAATCTCGACAAAAATCCCAATTGCTTTTCTTTAGCAAGTTCTTTAATTGCCACCTATTACATAAAAAATAAACATTTAAAAAACATAAAGATTGTAGGGTCAGCAAACAGATACATAGAGATCTCTATGGTGGTAAACAAGCAAATTCCTACTCTTGTTAGTATAATAAACAAATCACTATCAAAAATAGGGAAAAAAGGCGTAGAAGATATAATCTCTTATCAGTTAGCAAAAAAAACAAAAGAAATATATAAAAGATTTATACTACACATTATTTTATTATCACTTGTATCCATATCTGTCCTTTTCTTTATTATTTTAAAATTTTACAAAAAGAACCAAGAATTATCAAAAATAAAGAGAAGACTTGAAGAATCACTAAAAAACTTTGAAATAATAATGGAAAATTCGATTCAGATGGTTTTACTTTACAAGATTGATAGAAACTATCTCGAAGTTAATGAAACAACTCTTGAGGCATTAAATTACTCAAAAGAAGAATTGCAAAACAAGAATATACAAAGCTTATTACCATCATCTGAAGAAATAAACAAAATCAAGAAATATATAGAAAACAAAAGTATTTTTGAGCTAAATTTTGTAAAAAAAGACAATACTATCTTAAATACACTTGCTAAAGCCACAAAGATCAAAATAAAAAACAAAGAAGTCATACTAATAACAGCTGTTGACATCACTCCTATAAAAAAACTACAAGAACAGTTAAACGAGCTAAACAAACAGCTAAACATTAAAGTAAAAGAAGAAACTGAAAAAAACCTAAAAAAAGATAGGATGATTATGCATCAATCTAAAGCTGCTGCAGTAGGTGATACAATGATGATGATCGCGCATCAATGGAGGCAACCTCTAAACGTGATATCAGCTACTGTGAATAATCTCTTAATTAACATACAAACAGACAGAAATATTGACGAAAAAATATTTACAGAAAAGCTAAACAATATACTTGAGCACGTAAAACATTTAAGTGAAACAATTGATGATTTTAGAAACTTTTTCAGATTAGAAACAGTAAAAGAACCAACAAATATAGATGAACTAATAAGAAATCTATTGCGAATAATTAATGACCACTTCGCAAGCAAAAATATAGAGATAAAGACCGAATTAAATTGCAACTGCACAATTGAATTATACGGCAACGAGCTTAAACACGTGATATTTAATATCTTAAACAATTCAAGGGATGCACTCATAGATAGAAACATAAAAAAACCTATGATAATCATCAGAACAAACATAGAAAACAAAAAAGTTATAATAGAGATAGAGGATAACGGCGGTGGTATAGACGAAAGAATTATCAATTACATATTTGACGCATATTTCACAACAAAAGGAAAAAAGGGTACAGGGCTTGGTTTATATATAAGCAAGATTATTATAGAGGAACATCTAAACGGCTCAATAGAGGTTTACAACTCAAAAAATGGGGCTGTGTTCAAGATAAATTTACCTGCTAAGTAA
- a CDS encoding phenylacetate--CoA ligase family protein — protein sequence MIFNKEMETLPREEIEKLQLKRLKETLARIKKSSSVFREKYKDIEPDDIKSLDDLKRLPMIEKDELRRAYPFSHIVSKDVDWMRMHMSSGTTGTPVINVMTKNDIAQWGEIMARCYYSAGVGANDRIQITPSFGLFNGGFGFHYGAERIGAFIIPIGAGRTRLQLKFIKELGTTAITAIASYPLRLMEVAKEIGFDFRKTNLRVAILGAEVWSDSLRRRIESEMNVDTYDIIGMTETGGVGLGIDCEAKKGIHIWEDHYIVEIIDPKTGEVLPDGEEGEMVVTTLTREGLPLIRYRTRDMTKILSKDMCDCGRTHLRIDRLKGRTDDMLKVKGVNFYPSQIESILMKYEQLSPYYNIVIEKIKGKGSMTIVAERRNGFNSEQLEKLSNELYDFLGFHCHIQIVPEGTLERPQGKAVRVIDKRAK from the coding sequence ATGATTTTTAATAAAGAGATGGAAACATTGCCACGTGAAGAGATTGAGAAACTACAGCTTAAAAGATTGAAGGAAACCCTGGCAAGAATAAAGAAATCAAGTTCCGTATTTAGAGAAAAATACAAGGATATAGAGCCTGACGATATAAAGAGCTTAGATGATTTAAAACGGCTTCCCATGATTGAGAAGGATGAGCTAAGAAGGGCATATCCTTTTAGCCATATAGTATCTAAAGATGTAGATTGGATGAGAATGCACATGAGTTCAGGAACAACCGGGACTCCTGTTATAAACGTTATGACTAAAAACGATATAGCCCAATGGGGAGAAATAATGGCACGCTGCTACTATTCAGCAGGTGTTGGGGCTAATGACAGAATTCAAATAACTCCATCTTTTGGATTGTTTAACGGTGGTTTTGGCTTTCACTACGGGGCGGAGAGAATTGGCGCATTTATTATACCTATAGGCGCAGGAAGAACACGTCTGCAACTTAAATTCATTAAGGAGCTTGGCACCACCGCAATAACAGCTATAGCTTCTTATCCTTTAAGGTTAATGGAGGTTGCAAAGGAAATTGGTTTTGATTTTAGGAAAACCAATCTACGTGTTGCCATTTTAGGAGCTGAGGTTTGGTCTGACAGTTTAAGGAGAAGAATAGAAAGCGAAATGAATGTAGATACCTATGACATAATAGGTATGACAGAGACAGGTGGAGTGGGGTTAGGTATCGATTGTGAAGCTAAAAAGGGGATTCATATTTGGGAAGATCACTATATAGTTGAAATTATAGACCCAAAAACGGGAGAGGTTTTACCTGATGGAGAAGAAGGTGAAATGGTAGTAACAACCCTAACAAGAGAGGGGTTGCCACTTATTAGGTATAGAACCAGGGATATGACTAAGATTTTGTCTAAAGATATGTGCGATTGCGGGAGAACGCATTTGAGGATAGATAGGCTCAAAGGTAGAACGGATGATATGCTTAAAGTTAAAGGAGTTAATTTCTATCCTTCTCAAATTGAAAGCATTTTAATGAAATACGAACAGCTCTCACCCTATTACAATATCGTTATTGAAAAGATTAAAGGTAAAGGTAGTATGACTATTGTAGCAGAAAGAAGAAATGGGTTTAACTCTGAGCAGTTAGAGAAACTCTCAAATGAGCTTTATGATTTTTTGGGTTTCCATTGCCATATACAAATAGTTCCTGAGGGCACATTGGAGAGGCCGCAGGGTAAGGCTGTCAGGGTTATAGACAAAAGGGCTAAATAG